Proteins from one Gossypium raimondii isolate GPD5lz chromosome 8, ASM2569854v1, whole genome shotgun sequence genomic window:
- the LOC105789947 gene encoding uncharacterized protein LOC105789947 isoform X4, whose protein sequence is MSDEGEKTCPLCAEEMDLTDQQLKPCKCGYEICVWCWHHIMDMAEKDNTEGRCPACRSVYDKDKIVGMAANCERLVVGNNSERKMKSQKPKAKSSEGRKQLSSVRVIQRNLVYIVGLPLDLADEDLLQQLEYFGQYGKVLKVSMSRTAAGVIQQFPNNTCSVYITYSKEEEAIRCIQSVHGFVLEGRPLKACFGTTKYCHAWLRNMPCNNPDCLYLHEIGPQEDSFTKDEIISAYTRVQQITGATNNMQRRAGNTLPPPVDDYCPNSSASAAKSVSKSAPNNTTVSISRCSPPNGSSGRSIALPAGASWGMRALNQPQSTILACSNGPSKLKSDIDSNTIPFSSAGTNTNQSCTLHVDARKKSSEEIHSMSMKGKPDLLKPLQQTAGFAVEKPPSPDIVSASKSLSSQLSCPPASSYNDQVANVPSTATNSVFDHEQSLISPVGEVGSTSTADGKIQSLCSDMSTLTLDKNLLNGHSDLVRPSSSASGYGSSNSPSSQGLQQCCTELYSEHLSSPVAGRSMTSHNGVCVSQEQSDWRTQTQVVENTSSEVEEDVLSFDNQRIKDPEVISHSSYLPNSTVSLHLSDHSRAHSLQHSETFGAVNMNADTPLVDNKVRDNLHPHGSHISSLSNEYPEKYISSGISSDITSGGFLPLLNEEQGKQMGKPLGNAECNTGKDTGENSIISNILSLDFDTWDESITSPQNLAKLLGDTDKESNSLKLSSSWKALNNNQSRFSFARQEDSKYNSFDADSSFGVFGQMLRNHPSSQDFAESRDLYPNKFGISNGFSSSNFKYSDKFTSSPSVFSSNKLSVSRTQISAPPGFSVPSKAPPPGFSYHERVDPVFDTVSENHLMDSSSLLRNSYQARTSVGIGGPGDIEFIDPAILAVGKGRHQGGLSNAGLDMRPNFQPQLSPLDDEARLQRLMQRSLSHHQNLRYDIGDNFSSLNDSYGITSRLMDQSQVNNMSPFAQLSLQQSRNSHMSNGHWDGWNDIQGGSNLGVAELLRNERLGFNKFYSGYEDSKYRMPSSGDLYNRTFGM, encoded by the exons ATGAGTGACGAGGGAGAAAAGACCTGCCCCCTTTGCGCTGAGGAGATGGATTTGACTGATCAGCAACTCAAGCCTTGCAAATGTGGTTATGAG ATCTGTGTTTGGTGTTGGCATCACATAATGGATATGGCTGAGAAGGATAACACAGAGGGGAGGTGTCCAGCATGTCGTAGCGTTTACGATAAAGACAAGATTGTTGGCATGGCTGCAAATTGTGAGAG GTTGGTTGTTGGAAATAATTCagagagaaaaatgaagtcACAAAAGCCAAAGGCTAAATCATCTGAAGGAAGGAAGCAACTGAGCAGTGTGCGAGTTATCCAAAGGAATCTTGTTTACATAGTCGGGTTGCCACTTGATCTGGCAGATGAAGAT CTTCTCCAACAGCTAGAATATTTTGGCCAATATGGGAAAGTTCTTAAAGTGTCCATGTCTCGGACTGCAGCTGGTGTCATTCAGCAATTTCCAAACAATACATGTAGTGT ATATATTACTTACTCAAAAGAAGAGGAAGCAATTCGCTGTATCCAGTCTGTACATGGGTTTGTCTTGGAGGGTAGACCATTAAA GGCATGCTTTGGTACCACAAAGTATTGTCATGCATGGCTGAGAAATATG CCTTGCAACAATCCTGATTGTCTGTATTTGCACGAGATTGGTCCTCAAGAGGATAGTTTCACAAAAGATGAGATTATATCAGCATACACAAG GGTTCAACAAATAACTGGTGCAACAAACAATATGCAACGGCGTGCTGGGAATACATTACCTCCACCAGTGGATGATTACTGCCCCAATAGTTCTGCTTCTGCAGCAAAATCTGTTTCTAAAAGTGCTCCAAAC AATACAACGGTGAGCATTTCTAGATGTTCTCCCCCAAATGGAAGCTCCGGTAGATCCATTGCGCTTCCTGCTGGAGCATCATG GGGAATGCGGGCTTTAAACCAGCCACAATCGACCATTTTAGCTTGTTCCAATGGACCTTCTAAGCTGAAATCTGATATAGATAGCAACACAATACCATTTTCATCTGCAGGAACAAACACAAATCAGTCTTGTACATTACATGTTGATGCTAGAAAGAAGTCATCTGAGGAGATTCATTCTATGAGTATGAAGGGTAAACCTGATTTGTTAAAACCTTTACAACAGACTGCTGGTTTCGCAGTAGAGAAACCTCCATCACCTGATATAGTTTCTGCTTCTAAATCATTGAGCAGCCAGTTATCTTGCCCACCAGCATCCAGTTATAATGACCAGGTTGCTAATGTACCATCAACTGCTACTAACTCCGTCTTTGATCAtgaacaatcattaatttcacCTGTTGGGGAAGTAGGGAGTACTTCCACTGCTGATGGGAAGATACAGAGCTTGTGCTCTGATATGTCAACATTGACCTTAGACAAGAATCTATTGAATGGACATTCTGATTTAGTTAGACCTAGCAGTTCAGCTTCTGGTTATGGATCAAGCAACTCACCTAGTAGTCAGGGGTTACAACAATGTTGTACTGAGCTCTATTCAGAACATTTAAGTTCACCGGTTGCTGGTAGATCTATGACATCTCACAATGGGGTGTGTGTTTCACAAGAGCAGTCTGATTGGAGAACTCAAACTCAAGTAGTGGAAAATACAAGCTCCGAAGTAGAAGAAGATGTATTATCTTTTGATAATCAAAGAATCAAGGATCCAGAAGTAATTAGCCATTCGAGTTACTTGCCAAATTCAACAGTTTCGCTCCATTTATCAGATCATTCCAGGGCCCATTCCTTGCAACATAGTGAGACTTTTGGTGCTGTTAATATGAATGCTGATACTCCCCTTGTAGATAATAAAGTTCGTGACAATTTACATCCTCATGGATCTCATATTTCTTCTTTGTCAAATGAATACCCTGAGAAGTACATAAGCAGTGGTATCAGTTCTGATATTACCTCTGGAGGTTTCCTTCCGCTTTTAAATGAAGAGCAAGGGAAGCAGATGGGGAAACCACTCGGTAATGCTGAGTGCAATACTGGCAAAGATACAGGAGAGAACAGcataatttcaaacatattGTCACTAGATTTTGATACATGGGATGAATCCATAACTTCACCACAGAACTTGGCTAAATTGCTTGGGGACACTGACAAGGAGTCCAATTCTCTCAAATTATCCAGTTCGTGGAAAGCACTGAATAACAATCAGTCCAGATTCTCATTTGCAAGACAGGAGGATTCCAAATACAATTCATTTGATGCTGACTCCTCATTTGGTGTTTTTGGGCAAATGCTACGGAACCATCCTTCTAGCCAAGATTTTGCAGAAAGCAGGGATCTCTATCCAAATAAGTTTGGGATTTCGAATGGTTTTTCTTCCAGTAACTTTAAGTATTCTGACAAATTTACCAGCAGTCCTTCAGTTTTCTCTTCTAATAAGCTTTCTG TTTCAAGAACTCAAATTTCAGCCCCACCTGGATTTTCTGTTCCTAGCAAGGCACCACCTCCTGGTTTTTCTTATCATGAGAGGGTAGACCCAGTCTTTGACACTGTATCTG AAAATCACTTGATGGACTCTTCATCCCTGTTAAGAAATTCATATCAGGCTCGGACAAGTGTTGGCATTGGTGGCCCTGGAGACATAGAATTTATTGATCCGGCAATTTTGGCTGTTGGTAAGGGTAGACATCAAGGAGGCCTCAGTAATGCAGGCTTAGACATGAGACCAAATTTTCAACCACAGTTAAGTCCCCTTGATGATGAGGCCAGGCTTCAACGATTGATGCAGAGGTCTCTTTCTCATCATCAAAACCTAAGATATGATATTGGAGATAACTTTTCTTCTCTTAATGACTCATATGGAATTACTTCAAGGCTGATGGATCAATCACAAGTGAACAACATGTCCCCATTTGCACAGTTGTCTCTCCAACAGTCAAGAAATTCACACATGTCAAATGGTCATTGGGATGGATGGAATGATATTCAAGGTGGAAGCAATCTTGGTGTGGCAGAGCTCCTTAGAAACGAGAGACTGGGATTTAACAAGTTCTATTCCGGTTATGAAGATTCAAAGTACAGGATGCCCAGTTCAGGTGATCTGTATAACAGGACATTCGGAATGTGA